From the Canis aureus isolate CA01 chromosome 33, VMU_Caureus_v.1.0, whole genome shotgun sequence genome, one window contains:
- the C33H4orf54 gene encoding uncharacterized protein C4orf54 homolog — MLSFHFWKSLGRPADAAPSVADGIQTPRGRRRCQADNCTEQLSRGKLATVSARAAAPGPPATSATASGSLPTSLRLVPAPPPPPGLKSWQVVAARAAVPPALGAVGARGGLPRATLQPPGPGPAASRCLFLSLHLRRGPRMEAATPERGPRARLSEGGGRVSAARDSQEPRRQQLRPPPGRGPAASSQPEAKYVEMCASAAARGHSPRTPRPAPEHRPGEQGAPGGRREEAQDEPSGQESRAPAPPKKPASSELSRCQLPGTAGGRNFSSSSSSSSSPVDKAEGGLSKTDDTTTSTGGLATSSSSLGFESDSGESAVSCQPRGGGGGGGGGGAGRGGGGGGDGTECRDIIAKSQGSRDPPRNEEAHYITTHEIQLSEVEQDMDFDVGLASRWDFEDNNVIYSFVDYASFGGSDETPGDVTTPTEEEEEDDDNSCYLSTTPSTNATQTPSPTSSDPARPGADSSGRHTSSTEVGSGPSDSDPTPPPAGPGTASPSEPLLEPPEAASRAAAATAASSCGSAASQILLSIKPTSRAINEPSNVRAKQNIIYAAKHEGDMSLRVSTAAEHNSSSLKQDPAAAVAQDHAKKLIAVPARLQTRCGAIRAKELVDYSSGASSAVSELDDADKEVRNLTSRAFRSLAYPYFEALNISSRESSTLSEVGFGRWSTFLDLKCGGVGARVEQSLLRSSAASVAAGLRKGGGARTAADQLYIQAKKSQTKALEFVVSKVEGEIKHVETPLCFQKQVQTGSRVVTLLEPLNFRSESKASSATGPCRTARVSGKGPGSVYTDDGSEASESSKPASRADGPQKKSKFASSLLKNVISKKMQREHEFKMERGEVTDTSQHNLSGTCKEPEGPARGDRQQRERGLQRQSSRHSEAGSEYTVVSASDAGAEGPAAEPKSPVFKASAPRESHAVSCRNFADGHTEEVCEIKKSASETVKGIFLRSQNSAFRSWKEKEAEKREEKAPVGKLKLPKGGDWRADLGEISASKSTIMSRLFVPNIQQTPKDKQPGKQATKYPAAQAASTAVIRPKAPEIKIRLGSVQQPSSDFNIAKLLTPKLAGGSASNLFKTVEDNSRAQQQKLFRGDNLEKVPQFQVRDVRDKSKAQGPLHQVRDVRKLIKGSGDSSDKGSVTPEQGLTGPKPRQLAAAGGGSRSLSPIVITCQAVVNQREDSKDSMDREPRENVGRGGSGRFLNSSSPEGTVLVHRASGRLPVATIAPNKPEQGSYLPVLKIVSKASAQKTPEKAKEEEVKEEGKASKPSRNALEKLTAAVRSMEELYSFNRNEWKRKSDPLPMMMDSHVLSLIASEEREGASGAEGDPDKLARRLGEPEERGPGNKGGVVLRGGPGERLQRRNSNPSADSVSARAAAFENLARERPRSLYIPPVHKDVERTQPLQPLPPLPSNRSVFTVSASSTQKTGGVAGKFPQGPSPESPSAAKGIKSQGLRSLKISPATRPPPEEVTNRKNGSNLEKNNSDCENYLSIPLKGSSAAGELPGRPGAGREGPPASSGASLCSLPPLSARSQVPSSPKGSQVSGASRPAWRTKPDNPRETVAAPAGPQSPEHLPTAIYHQQPLPFTLQGAQPQVLCFSPPSMPAPAPAAPAPVPADPFQQPQPQQTQRKMLLDVTTGQYYLVDTPVQPMTRRLFDPETGQYVDVPMTSQQQAVAPMSLPVPPLALSPGAYGPTYMIYPGFLPTVLPTSALQPTPIAHTPGAGELSSMAAEPPSKEAAATFTEAPYFMASGQSPASSSSSAPAATSQLVGAKGFAQLHGKPVISITSQPLGPRIIAPPSFDGTTMSFVVEHR, encoded by the coding sequence atgctttcctttcatttctggaAGTCCCTGGGTCGACCTGCAGATGCTGCTCCTTCCGTGGCCGATGGCATTCAGACTCCTCGCGGCCGCCGACGGTGCCAGGCAGACAACTGCACGGAGCAGCTCAGCCGCGGGAAGCTGGCCACGGTCTCGGCCCGAGCAgcagcccccgggcccccggccACCTCTGCCACTGCATCCGGGagccttcccacctccctcagGCTCGTCCCGGCCCCGCCACCGCCACCGGGGCTGAAGAGCTGGCAGGTGGTGGCCGCGCGCGCCGCGGTGCCTCCAGCCCTGGGCGCAGTCGGGGCACGTGGGGGCCTGCCTAGGGCCACTCTGCAgccccccgggcccggccccgccgcctcccGCTGCCTCTTCCTGTCGCTGCACCTCAGGCGCGGGCCCAGGATGGAAGCCGCCACCCCTGAGCGGGGTCCCCGGGCCCGACTGAGCGAGGGGGGCGGCCGGGTGAGCGCGGCTCGGGACAGCCAGGAGCCGCGGCGGCAGCAGCTGCGGCCACCACCCGGCCGCGGGCCAGCGGCCTCCTCCCAGCCAGAAGCCAAATACGTGGAGATGTGCGCTTCCGCCGCGGCCCGGGGGCACAGTCCCCGCACCCCGAGACCCGCCCCGGAGCACCGCCCCGGGGAGCAGGGCGCCCCGGGGGGTCGCAGGGAGGAAGCCCAGGATGAACCCAGCGGTCAAGAGAGCCGGGCTCCGGCCCCCCCGAAGAAGCCTGCCTCCTCGGAACTCTCCAGATGCCAGCTCCCCGGCACGGCCGGCGGCCGCAACttctcctcgtcctcctcctcctcctcttccccagtGGACAAAGCAGAAGGTGGCCTTTCCAAGACGGATGACACCACCACGTCCACAGGGGGCCTGGCCACCTCGTCTTCGTCTTTAGGCTTTGAGAGTGACAGTGGTGAGAGCGCAGTGAGCTGCCAGcccaggggtggaggaggagggggaggaggaggaggggcaggaagaggggggggaggagggggagatggCACAGAGTGTAGGGACATTATCGCCAAGTCGCAGGGCAGCAGGGACCCCCCCAGGAATGAGGAGGCTCACTACATCACCACCCACGAGATCCAGCTGAGTGAGGTGGAGCAGGACATGGATTTTGATGTGGGACTGGCCTCCCGCTGGGACTTCGAGGACAACAACGTGATCTACTCATTCGTGGACTACGCTTCCTTTGGTGGCAGCGACGAGACCCCAGGGGACGTCACCACCCcgacggaggaggaggaggaggacgacgacAACAGCTGCTACCTCAGCACCACTCCCAGCACCAATGCCACCCAGACTCCGAGCCCCACCAGCAGTGaccccgcccgccccggcgcGGACAGCAGCGGTCGCCACACCAGCAGCACGGAAGTGGGCAGCGGCCCCTCTGACAGTGACCCCACGCCCCCACCCGCTGGGCCTGGCACTGCCAGTCCGAGTGAGCCCTTGCTGGAGCCCCCGGAGGCAGCTTCCCGGGcagccgccgccaccgccgcaaGCAGCTGTGGGAGTGCAGCAAGCCAGATCCTCCTATCAATCAAACCGACTTCCCGGGCTATAAATGAGCCTAGCAACGTGCGTGCAAAGCAAAACATTATTTATGCTGCCAAGCATGAAGGCGACATGAGCCTCCGCGTCTCTACAGCTGCTGAACACAATTCAAGTTCACTGAAGCAAGACCCGGCTGCAGCCGTGGCTCAGGACCATGCAAAGAAACTCATCGCTGTCCCTGCTCGCCTGCAAACCCGGTGCGGGGCCATCCGGGCGAAGGAGCTGGTGGACTACTCCAGCGGGGCCTCCAGTGCCGTAAGTGAACTGGACGATGCGGACAAGGAGGTGCGCAACCTGACCTCCCGGGCCTTCCGGAGCCTTGCCTACCCCTACTTTGAGGCCCTGAACATCAGCTCCCGGGAGTCCTCCACACTCTCCGAAGTCGGCTTCGGGCGGTGGTCGACCTTCCTGGACTTGAAATGCGGAGGTGTTGGAGCCCGGGTGGAGCAGAGCCTCCTCCGGAGCAGTGCGGCCTCGGTGGCCGCAGGTCTGAGGAAGGGCGGCGGGGCCAGGACCGCCGCAGACCAGCTCTACATCCAGGCCAAGAAGTCCCAGACCAAAGCCTTGGAGTTCGTGGTCAGCAAAGTCGAGGGGGAGATCAAACACGTGGAGACGCCCCTGTGCTTCCAGAAGCAGGTCCAGACGGGCTCCCGCGTGGTCACCCTCCTCGAGCCCCTGAATTTTCGCAGCGAGAGCAAAGCCAGCTCGGCCACGGGGCCCTGCAGGACCGCCAGAGTCTCCGGCAAGGGCCCCGGCTCGGTGTACACGGACGATGGCTCCGAGGCCTCTGAGAGCAGCAAGCCTGCCTCCCGCGCCGACGGCCCCCAGAAGAAGTCCAAGTTTGCTTCCAGCCTGCTCAAGAATGTCATCTCCAAGAAGATGCAGCGGGAACACGAGTTCAAGATGGAGAGGGGGGAAGTCACGGACACATCCCAGCATAACCTCTCCGGCACCTGCAAGGAGCCGGAGGGCCCGGCGCGGGGGGACAGGCAGCAGCGGGAGCGGGGCCTGCAGAGGCAGAGTTCCCGCCACTCCGAGGCGGGCTCCGAGTACACGGTGGTCAGCGCGTCCGATGCAGGCGCGGAGGGCCCCGCGGCCGAGCCCAAATCGCCCGTGTTCAAAGCCAGCGCTCCGCGGGAGAGCCATGCGGTCTCCTGCCGAAATTTCGCGGACGGACACACCGAAGAAGTCTGTGAGATTAAAAAGAGTGCATCAGAGACGGTCAAAGGCATCTTCCTCCGTAGTCAGAACAGCGCATTCCGGTcctggaaggagaaggaggccgagaagagggaagagaaagcccCCGTCGGGAAGCTGAAGCTTCCCAAAGGGGGCGACTGGAGGGCGGATCTCGGAGAGATCTCTGCCAGCAAGTCCACCATCATGTCGCGCCTCTTCGTCCCCAACATCCAGCAGACCCCCAAGGACAAGCAGCCGGGGAAGCAGGCTACCAAGTACCCCGCTGCCCAAGCCGCCTCCACCGCGGTGATCCGGCCCAAGGCTCCCGAAATCAAGATCCGCCTGGGGAGTGTGCAGCAGCCAAGCTCCGACTTcaacattgccaaattgctcaCGCCCAAGCTGGCCGGTGGCAGCGCCTCTAACCTCTTCAAGACCGTCGAGGACAACAGCAGGGCGCAGCAGCAGAAGCTCTTCCGGGGAGACAACCTGGAAAAAGTGCCCCAGTTCCAGGTGAGAGACGTCAGAGACAAGTCCAAGGCCCAAGGCCCCCTCCACCAGGTGAGAGATGTCAGGAAGCTAATCAAAGGGTCGGGGGACAGCAGCGACAAGGGCAGTGTCACCCCAGAGCAGGGGCTGACCGGGCCCAAACCCAGGCAGCTGGCTGCTGCGGGGGGCGGATCCAGATCCCTTTCCCCCATAGTGATTACGTGCCAGGCGGTGGTGAACCAGAGAGAAGATAGCAAAGATAGCATGGACCGGGAGCCGAGGGAGAACGTGGGCAGAGGTGGCAGCGGCAGGTTCTTGAATTCGTCCTCACCCGAAGGGACAGTCTTGGTTCACAGGGCGTCGGGCAGACTGCCCGTGGCCACCATCGCCCCCAATAAGCCTGAGCAGGGCTCCTACCTGCCTGTGCTCAAGATCGTCTCTAAGGCTTCTGCCCAGAAGACCCCAGAGAAGGCCAAGGAGGAGGAGgtcaaggaggaagggaaagccTCCAAGCCATCTCGGAATGCCCTGGAGAAGCTGACTGCCGCCGTGAGGTCCATGGAAGAGCTGTACAGCTTCAACAGGAATGAGTGGAAGCGCAAAAGTGACCCCTTGCCCATGATGATGGACAGCCATGTCCTGTCGCTCATTGCCAGcgaggagagggaaggggcttCGGGTGCTGAGGGGGACCCAGACAAGCTGGCCAGACGACTGGGTGAGCCagaggagcggggcccgggaaACAAGGGCGGTGTGGTGCTGCGCGGGGGCCCCGGGGAACGTCTGCAGCGGAGAAACTCCAACCCGAGCGCGGACAGCGTGTCTGCCCGGGCGGCTGCCTTTGAGAACCTGGCCAGGGAAAGGCCTCGATCCCTCTATATCCCCCCCGTCCACAAGGACGTGGAGAGAacccagcccctgcagcccctcccacCACTCCCCAGTAACCGCAGCGTGTTCACAGTGAGTGCCAGCAGCACCCAGAAAACTGGGGGTGTCGCTGGCAAGTTCCCCCAAGGGCCTTCTCCAGAGAGTCCTTCAGCAGCCAAGGGCATCAAATCACAGGGACTCCGGTCCCTCAAGATCTCTCCGGCCACGCGGCCACCTCCCGAGGAGGTGACCAATAGGAAAAACGGCAGCAATTTGGAAAAGAACAATAGTGACTGTGAGAATTACCTGTCCATCCCTCTCAAAGGAAGCTCTGCAGCCGGAGAGCTTCCTGGCAGGcccggggctgggagggaggggcccccagcctcctcaggggcCAGTCTCTGCAGCTTGCCCCCTCTGAGCGCCCGCAGTCAGGTCCCCAGCAGTCCCAAAGGTTCTCAGGTCAGTGGAGCCAGCCGGCCAGCTTGGCGTACCAAACCGGACAACCCCAGGGAGACGGTAGCTGCCCCCGCAGGGCCACAGAGCCCTGAGCATCTGCCCACTGCCATCTACCATCAGCAGCCACTGCCGTtcaccctgcagggagctcagccCCAggtcctctgcttctccccacccagcatgcctgccccagccccggcagccccagcccccgTCCCTGCAGACCCCTTCCAGCAGCCGCAGCCCCAGCAGACCCAGCGCAAGATGCTCCTGGATGTGACGACCGGCCAGTACTATCTGGTGGACACGCCAGTACAGCCCATGACCCGAAGACTTTTTGACCCTGAGACAGGGCAGTATGTGGACGTGCCCATGACCTCCCAGCAGCAGGCTGTGGCTCCCATGTCCCTCCCTGTGCCTCCCTTGGCCCTGAGTCCTGGGGCCTATGGACCCACCTACATGATCTACCCTGGGTTTCTGCCCACGGTGCTGCCCACCAGTGCCCTGCAGCCCACGCCAATTGCTCACACTCCAGGGGCTGGCGAGCTCTCCTCCATGGCGGCAGAGCCCCCCAGCAAAGAGGCAGCTGCGACATTCACTGAGGCCCCATACTTCATGGCCTCTGGTCAgtctcctgcctcctcttcctcctcggCCCCAGCAGCCACATCCCAGCTCGTGGGGGCCAAAGGCTTCGCCCAGCTGCACGGCAAGCCTGTCATCAGCATCACTTCGCAACCCCTGGGGCCAAGGATCATAGCCCCCCCCTCCTTTGACGGCACCACCATGAGCTTTGTGGTAGAACACAGATGA